A genome region from Candidatus Manganitrophaceae bacterium includes the following:
- a CDS encoding YdiU family protein → MKTLKQLEFNNTFHRLGKPFYSEVQPQGISRPFLVSASEGVARLIGLDPDEICTPYFIDLFSGQALLPGFQALAMVYSGHQFGFYSPQLGDGRALLLGEVDGETGKWDLSLKGAGMTPYSRSGDGRSVLRSSIREFLCSEAMAGLGIPTTRALCVIGGEDPVYRETLEKSATLVRVTESHVRFGTFEYFHYSEKPEVLKRLADYVISHHFPEALASDEKYPHFFGEVIRRTAVMIAHWQAVGFAHGVMNTDNMSILGQTFDYGPFGFMEDYDPGYICNHSDVKGRYAFQQQPAIGLTNLNALGYALSSLMPNEDLIRQLQKYEPTLDDCYAGLMRKKMGLLGEQKEDPLLWTDLLQLMENGGIDYTILFRTLSEYSIGGTNTELCKLFKDQEALGDWLDRYDDRLKQQEDTEPSRKERMKAVNPKYILRNYLAQRAIEKAEKEQDYSEVNRLLSLLYHPFDEQEGMEAYAEAPPDWGKSLVISCSS, encoded by the coding sequence TTGAAAACACTCAAGCAGCTTGAATTTAACAATACATTCCATCGTTTGGGGAAGCCCTTTTATTCCGAAGTCCAACCGCAGGGGATTTCCAGACCTTTCCTGGTTTCTGCGAGTGAAGGTGTGGCGCGGTTGATCGGCCTGGACCCGGATGAGATTTGCACGCCATATTTTATCGATTTGTTCTCCGGCCAAGCCCTTCTTCCGGGATTTCAAGCCCTAGCGATGGTCTATTCCGGTCATCAGTTCGGTTTCTACAGTCCGCAACTGGGAGATGGGCGGGCGCTTCTTTTGGGTGAAGTGGATGGCGAAACCGGAAAATGGGACCTTTCACTTAAGGGGGCAGGAATGACACCGTATTCCCGCAGCGGGGACGGTCGGAGTGTTCTGAGATCGAGTATCCGGGAATTTCTTTGCAGTGAAGCGATGGCGGGTCTCGGCATTCCGACAACCCGGGCCTTGTGTGTGATTGGAGGCGAGGACCCGGTCTACCGGGAGACCCTCGAAAAGAGCGCCACGCTTGTTCGTGTGACGGAAAGCCATGTCCGGTTCGGGACCTTTGAATATTTTCACTACTCGGAAAAACCTGAAGTCTTGAAGCGCCTTGCGGACTATGTGATCTCTCATCATTTTCCAGAGGCCCTGGCGTCTGATGAAAAATACCCGCATTTTTTTGGAGAGGTCATCCGACGAACCGCAGTGATGATTGCGCATTGGCAGGCCGTCGGGTTTGCCCACGGGGTGATGAATACAGACAATATGTCGATTCTGGGTCAGACCTTTGATTATGGTCCCTTTGGTTTTATGGAGGATTATGATCCTGGATATATCTGCAATCATTCGGATGTAAAGGGCCGCTACGCCTTTCAACAGCAGCCGGCCATTGGGTTAACCAATCTAAACGCCTTGGGGTATGCCTTGTCGTCGTTGATGCCGAATGAAGATTTAATCCGGCAACTTCAGAAGTATGAGCCGACTCTAGATGATTGCTACGCGGGTTTGATGCGTAAAAAAATGGGCTTGTTGGGAGAACAGAAAGAAGATCCTCTGTTATGGACCGACCTGCTTCAGCTCATGGAAAATGGCGGGATTGATTACACGATCTTATTCAGAACGCTGTCTGAATATTCAATTGGCGGCACAAATACTGAACTTTGCAAATTGTTTAAGGATCAAGAGGCACTCGGTGACTGGCTGGATCGATATGATGACCGCCTGAAGCAGCAGGAGGACACAGAGCCCTCTCGGAAGGAAAGGATGAAGGCGGTCAATCCAAAATATATCTTAAGGAACTACCTCGCGCAGCGCGCCATCGAGAAAGCCGAAAAAGAGCAGGATTATTCCGAGGTGAACCGCCTGCTCAGCCTACTCTATCATCCTTTTGATGAACAAGAAGGGATGGAAGCTTATGCAGAGGCACCCCCAGATTGGGGGAAATCACTTGTGATCAGTTGCTCTTCTTAA